A single Pseudoalteromonas marina DNA region contains:
- the fusA gene encoding elongation factor G: MARTTPLERYRNIGIVAHVDAGKTTTTERVLFYTGLSHKIGEVHDGAATMDWMEQEQERGITITSAATTCFWKGMDAQFDAHRINIIDTPGHVDFTIEVERSLRVLDGAVVVLCASSGVQPQTETVWRQANKYEVPRMIFVNKMDRTGADFLAVVSQVKSRLGATPVPIQLPVGAEDDFKGVIDLIKMKVINWNEADQGMTFTYEAIPADLLESAEEWRSHLVESAAEASEELMDKYLEGEELSEAEIKNALRQRTLANEIVPVTCGSAFKNKGVQAVLDGVVEYMPSPEQVKQIQGILEDGTEEERPADDKAPFAALAFKIATDPFVGTLTFFRVYSGTVKQGDAVYNPVKSKRERLGRIVQMHSNSREEIKEVYAGDIAAAIGLKDVTTGETLCAPNSIITLERMEFPEPVISVAVEPRTIADQDKMGIALGKLAAEDPSFRVQTDEESGQTIISGMGELHLDIIVDRMKREFSVECNVGKPQVSYREAIRSTVEVEGKFIRQSGGRGQYGHVWLKLEPMDISDDDSPIYEFVNETVGGSVPKEYIPAVDKGIQEQMSQGVLAGYPLLGVKATLYDGSFHDVDSNEMAFKIAGSLAMRDGALKANPVLLEPLMKVEVITPDSNMGDVVGDLNRRRGMIEGMEDALGGLKQINAQVPLSEMFGYATALRSATQGRASYSMEFLKYAEASKQVADTIISARAVI; the protein is encoded by the coding sequence ATGGCACGTACAACTCCACTTGAGCGCTACCGTAATATCGGCATAGTAGCTCACGTAGATGCAGGCAAAACCACCACAACAGAACGTGTTCTGTTCTACACAGGTCTTTCTCATAAGATCGGTGAAGTACATGATGGCGCTGCAACTATGGACTGGATGGAGCAGGAACAAGAGCGTGGTATCACAATCACTTCTGCTGCAACAACGTGTTTTTGGAAAGGGATGGACGCTCAATTTGACGCCCATCGTATCAATATTATTGATACTCCAGGACACGTAGATTTCACTATCGAAGTAGAGCGTTCTTTACGTGTACTTGATGGTGCGGTAGTTGTGCTTTGTGCTTCTTCTGGTGTACAGCCGCAAACTGAAACAGTTTGGCGTCAAGCGAACAAATACGAAGTTCCAAGAATGATCTTCGTAAATAAAATGGATCGCACGGGCGCTGACTTTTTAGCTGTTGTTAGCCAGGTGAAATCTCGTCTTGGAGCAACGCCTGTTCCTATTCAGTTGCCAGTAGGCGCTGAGGACGACTTTAAAGGTGTTATTGACCTTATAAAAATGAAAGTGATTAACTGGAACGAAGCGGACCAGGGTATGACTTTCACATATGAGGCAATACCGGCAGACCTTCTTGAGTCAGCTGAAGAATGGCGCTCTCATTTAGTTGAAAGCGCTGCTGAAGCCTCAGAAGAACTAATGGACAAATACTTAGAAGGTGAAGAGTTAAGTGAAGCAGAAATTAAAAATGCTTTACGTCAACGCACATTGGCCAATGAGATTGTTCCAGTAACTTGTGGAAGCGCATTTAAAAACAAAGGTGTTCAAGCGGTGCTTGACGGCGTTGTAGAATATATGCCTTCACCAGAACAAGTTAAACAAATCCAAGGTATCTTAGAAGATGGTACCGAAGAGGAACGTCCAGCTGATGATAAAGCGCCGTTTGCTGCACTTGCATTTAAAATTGCAACAGACCCGTTTGTTGGCACTTTAACCTTTTTCCGTGTTTACTCTGGTACTGTTAAACAGGGTGACGCGGTATACAACCCAGTTAAAAGTAAGCGTGAGCGACTTGGCCGTATCGTACAGATGCATTCAAACTCTCGTGAAGAGATCAAAGAAGTCTACGCAGGCGACATCGCGGCGGCTATTGGTCTTAAAGACGTTACAACAGGTGAGACACTGTGTGCTCCGAATTCAATTATTACGCTTGAGCGTATGGAATTCCCAGAACCAGTTATCTCTGTTGCGGTTGAGCCTCGCACAATCGCTGACCAGGACAAGATGGGTATCGCGCTAGGTAAACTAGCGGCCGAAGATCCGTCTTTCCGCGTACAAACTGACGAAGAATCAGGCCAGACAATTATTTCTGGTATGGGTGAACTTCACCTAGATATTATCGTCGACCGTATGAAACGTGAATTCAGTGTTGAATGTAACGTTGGTAAGCCGCAGGTTTCATATCGTGAAGCTATTCGTTCAACTGTAGAAGTTGAAGGAAAGTTCATTCGTCAATCAGGTGGTCGTGGTCAATATGGTCACGTTTGGTTGAAGCTTGAACCGATGGATATTTCGGATGATGATTCTCCAATTTACGAATTCGTTAACGAAACCGTAGGTGGATCAGTTCCTAAAGAATACATCCCAGCGGTAGACAAAGGTATCCAAGAGCAAATGTCTCAAGGTGTACTGGCAGGCTATCCTTTACTTGGCGTTAAAGCGACTTTATATGATGGTTCGTTCCATGATGTAGATTCGAATGAAATGGCATTTAAAATTGCAGGTTCATTAGCTATGAGAGACGGTGCGCTTAAAGCAAACCCAGTTCTTTTAGAACCACTAATGAAGGTTGAGGTAATCACTCCTGACTCAAACATGGGTGATGTAGTTGGCGACTTAAACCGTCGTCGCGGCATGATCGAGGGCATGGAAGATGCACTTGGTGGACTTAAGCAAATAAATGCGCAAGTTCCACTGTCTGAAATGTTCGGTTATGCGACTGCTTTACGTTCTGCAACTCAGGGTCGTGCTTCTTACTCTATGGAGTTTTTGAAGTACGCTGAAGCCTCAAAGCAGGTTGCAGATACAATAATTTCAGCTCGCGCTGTAATATGA
- the rpsG gene encoding 30S ribosomal protein S7, with protein MPRRRVIGQRKILPDPKFGSELLAKFVNIVMLDGKKSTAEKIVYGALDVAAEKSGKSHLEIFESALDNIRPQVEVKSRRVGGSTYQVPVEVRPVRRNALGMRWLVDAARKRGEKSMGLRLAQEIVDAADNKGTAVKKREDVHRMAEANKAFAHYRW; from the coding sequence ATGCCTAGAAGACGCGTAATAGGTCAACGTAAAATTCTTCCAGATCCTAAGTTCGGATCGGAACTTCTTGCTAAATTCGTTAACATCGTAATGTTAGACGGCAAGAAATCTACTGCTGAAAAAATTGTTTATGGTGCGCTAGACGTGGCTGCTGAGAAATCAGGCAAGTCGCACCTAGAAATCTTTGAATCTGCACTTGATAACATCCGTCCACAGGTAGAGGTTAAATCTCGCCGTGTTGGTGGTTCAACTTATCAAGTACCAGTTGAAGTACGTCCAGTTCGTCGCAACGCATTAGGTATGCGTTGGTTAGTAGACGCTGCACGTAAGCGTGGCGAAAAATCTATGGGCTTACGTTTAGCTCAAGAAATCGTTGACGCTGCTGATAATAAAGGCACTGCGGTTAAGAAACGTGAAGACGTTCACCGTATGGCTGAAGCGAATAAAGCATTCGCTCATTACCGTTGGTAA